From one Rhodanobacteraceae bacterium genomic stretch:
- a CDS encoding outer membrane lipoprotein carrier protein LolA — MLRGEFVQERTLVGFAKPLRSTGRFVAARGRGVLWITQSPFPGELVITEGAIRERVDGSESVVVDASREPALQQINRVLLALLQGDLATLREQFSVAGQDDSQGWALTLTPQPPLSEAIGLVELAGNSQVEVVSIREHNGDLSRVEFHALSGGDALTADEAARLD, encoded by the coding sequence GTGCTGCGCGGCGAGTTCGTGCAGGAGCGCACGCTGGTGGGCTTCGCCAAACCGCTGCGCTCCACCGGGCGCTTCGTGGCGGCGCGCGGGCGCGGGGTGCTGTGGATCACGCAATCGCCGTTTCCGGGAGAACTGGTGATCACCGAGGGCGCGATCCGCGAGCGGGTGGACGGCAGCGAGAGCGTGGTCGTCGATGCCAGCCGGGAACCTGCGCTGCAGCAAATCAATCGCGTGCTGCTGGCGCTGCTGCAGGGCGATCTCGCCACCCTGCGCGAGCAGTTCAGCGTGGCTGGCCAGGACGATTCCCAAGGTTGGGCGCTGACGCTGACGCCGCAGCCGCCGTTGAGCGAGGCCATCGGCCTGGTCGAACTGGCCGGAAACAGCCAGGTCGAAGTGGTCAGCATCCGTGAGCACAACGGCGATCTCAGCCGGGTCGAGTTCCATGCGCTGTCCGGCGGCGACGCGCTGACCGCCGACGAAGCGGCGCGCCTTGACTGA
- the fabG gene encoding 3-oxoacyl-ACP reductase FabG, which translates to MPQRPSVLVTGSSRGIGRAIALRLARDGYDPVLHCRSRIDEAAAVAAEIAGLGGRSRILIFDVADRAATAHSLHADIEAHGCYYGVVCNAGITRDNAFPAMPGSDWDAVIHTNLDAFYNVLHPLVMPLVRRRAPGRIVTLASVSGQMGNRGQVNYSAAKAGVIGATKALAVELAKRQITVNCVAPGVIESDMITPEILEHALPIIPAQRAGKPEEVAALVSFLLSPDAAYITRQVIAVNGGMYS; encoded by the coding sequence ATGCCCCAACGCCCATCCGTCCTCGTCACCGGTTCCTCGCGCGGTATCGGGCGCGCGATCGCCTTGCGCCTGGCGCGCGATGGCTACGATCCGGTGCTGCATTGCCGCTCGCGCATCGACGAGGCCGCGGCGGTGGCGGCCGAAATCGCCGGGCTGGGCGGGCGCAGCCGGATCCTGATCTTCGATGTGGCCGATCGCGCCGCCACGGCGCACTCGCTGCATGCCGACATCGAGGCCCACGGCTGCTACTACGGGGTGGTCTGCAACGCCGGCATCACGCGCGACAACGCCTTCCCGGCAATGCCGGGCAGCGACTGGGATGCGGTGATCCACACCAACCTGGACGCCTTCTACAACGTGCTGCACCCGCTGGTGATGCCGCTGGTGCGCCGGCGCGCGCCGGGGCGCATCGTGACCCTGGCCTCGGTGTCGGGGCAGATGGGCAATCGCGGCCAGGTCAACTACAGCGCCGCCAAGGCCGGCGTCATCGGCGCCACCAAGGCGCTGGCGGTGGAACTGGCCAAGCGCCAGATCACGGTCAATTGCGTCGCACCCGGGGTGATCGAGTCCGACATGATCACGCCCGAGATTCTCGAGCACGCGCTGCCGATCATCCCGGCACAGCGCGCCGGCAAGCCGGAGGAAGTCGCCGCGCTGGTCAGTTTCCTTCTGTCGCCTGATGCGGCATACATCACCCGCCAGGTCATCGCGGTCAACGGCGGGATGTATTCATGA
- a CDS encoding acyl-CoA thioesterase — protein sequence MTETPAAWQADTLIDPAFFDIDPMEIVWHGNYVKYLEVARCTLLDQIDYNYYQMKDSGYAWPIVDLHLRYVQPVRFRQKIRINAKIIEWEHRLKIHYRICDDASGRKLTTGHTVQVAVDIRNGELQFETPPVLRRKLGLA from the coding sequence ATGACTGAGACGCCCGCGGCCTGGCAGGCCGACACCCTGATCGACCCGGCCTTTTTCGATATCGACCCGATGGAGATCGTCTGGCACGGCAACTATGTGAAATACCTCGAGGTGGCGCGCTGCACCCTGCTCGACCAGATCGACTACAACTACTACCAGATGAAGGACTCCGGCTACGCCTGGCCGATCGTGGACCTGCACCTGCGCTACGTGCAGCCGGTGCGCTTCCGCCAGAAGATCCGCATCAACGCGAAGATCATCGAGTGGGAGCACCGCCTGAAGATCCACTACCGCATCTGCGACGACGCCAGCGGCCGCAAGCTCACCACCGGCCACACGGTGCAGGTGGCGGTGGACATCCGCAACGGCGAACTGCAGTTCGAGACCCCGCCGGTGTTGCGGCGGAAGCTGGGGCTGGCGTGA
- a CDS encoding hotdog family protein codes for MRACEIPIVELLPHAPPMVLLDRVVDAADEHLTASVTLRSDSEFCREGRVGAWVGIEYMAQAVAAWSGWQARLRGEPVKVGFLLGTRRYDALRPEFLVGETLLVFVEREFQADNGLARFRAEIRCGEELCAQASISVYEPAGAG; via the coding sequence ATGCGCGCCTGCGAGATCCCGATTGTCGAGCTTTTGCCGCATGCGCCACCGATGGTGTTGCTGGACCGCGTCGTCGACGCCGCCGACGAGCACCTGACCGCCTCCGTCACCCTGCGCAGCGACTCCGAGTTCTGCCGCGAGGGCCGCGTCGGCGCCTGGGTCGGCATCGAATACATGGCCCAGGCCGTCGCCGCCTGGTCGGGCTGGCAGGCCCGCCTGCGCGGGGAGCCGGTCAAGGTCGGCTTCCTGCTCGGCACCCGACGCTACGACGCCCTGCGCCCCGAGTTTCTGGTCGGCGAGACCCTGCTGGTATTCGTCGAGCGCGAATTCCAGGCCGACAACGGCCTCGCCCGCTTCCGCGCCGAGATCCGCTGCGGCGAGGAGCTGTGCGCGCAGGCCAGCATCAGCGTGTACGAGCCGGCCGGGGCCGGTTAA
- a CDS encoding aromatic amino acid lyase has product MPDRNPTPVRFDGQPLTIEDIVALARRQRPAVLDDSEPLRQRIQAGADFLDRVLAEDGVIYGVTTGYGDSCTVSIPTGLALELPQRLYTYHGCGAGALLTREQTRAVLATRLNSLVQGYSGVSWRLLQQLAGLLRHDVLPRIPSEGSVGASGDLTPLSYVAAVLCGEREVWKGEGAEPAADALAAAGLAPLKLRPKEGLAVMNGTAVMTALACLAHARADYLSRLATRITALAVVVIDGNPHHYDERLFAVKPHPGQMRVAARLRADLAADRPPRNEQRLQDRYSLRCAPHVLGALEDALPWLRTLIETELNSANDNPIIDPDDLRVLHGGHFYGGHIAMAMDTLKCQVANLADLLDRQMALLVDARYNHGLPANLSGASGSRRPINHGLKALQISASAWTAEALKQTLPASVFSRSTECHNQDKVSMGTIAARDCLRVLELAEQVAAALLVTVRQGIELRLKLTPGSTLPTALATMQQDLAARIGFIDEDRALDRTLVELMAAIDARAWPLYD; this is encoded by the coding sequence ATGCCCGACCGCAACCCGACGCCTGTCCGCTTCGACGGCCAGCCATTGACCATCGAAGACATCGTCGCGCTGGCCCGCCGGCAACGCCCGGCGGTGCTCGACGACAGCGAGCCCCTGCGCCAGCGGATCCAGGCCGGCGCTGATTTCCTCGACCGCGTGCTGGCCGAGGACGGCGTGATCTACGGCGTGACCACCGGCTACGGCGATTCCTGCACCGTCAGCATCCCGACCGGCCTGGCGCTGGAGCTGCCGCAGCGGCTGTACACCTACCACGGTTGCGGCGCGGGGGCGCTGCTGACGCGCGAACAGACCCGCGCGGTGCTGGCCACGCGCCTGAATTCGCTGGTCCAGGGCTATTCCGGCGTGAGCTGGCGCCTGCTGCAGCAGCTCGCCGGCCTGCTCCGGCACGATGTGCTGCCGCGTATTCCGTCCGAAGGATCGGTCGGCGCCAGCGGCGACCTGACCCCACTCAGTTATGTCGCCGCCGTGCTGTGCGGCGAGCGTGAAGTGTGGAAGGGCGAAGGCGCCGAGCCGGCGGCCGATGCGCTCGCCGCTGCGGGCCTTGCGCCGTTGAAGCTGCGGCCGAAGGAAGGCCTGGCGGTGATGAACGGCACCGCGGTGATGACCGCGCTGGCCTGCCTGGCGCACGCGCGCGCCGACTACCTGTCGCGCCTGGCCACCCGCATCACCGCGCTGGCGGTGGTGGTGATCGACGGCAATCCGCACCACTACGACGAGCGCCTGTTCGCGGTGAAGCCGCATCCGGGACAGATGCGCGTGGCCGCGCGGCTGCGCGCGGACCTGGCCGCCGACCGCCCGCCGCGCAATGAGCAGCGCCTGCAGGATCGCTATTCGCTGCGCTGCGCGCCGCACGTGCTGGGCGCGCTGGAAGATGCGCTGCCCTGGCTGCGAACGCTGATCGAAACCGAGCTCAACAGCGCCAACGACAACCCGATCATCGATCCGGATGACCTGCGCGTGCTCCACGGCGGCCATTTCTACGGCGGTCACATCGCGATGGCGATGGACACCCTGAAGTGCCAGGTGGCCAACCTGGCCGATCTGCTCGACCGCCAGATGGCGCTGCTGGTGGATGCGCGCTACAACCACGGGTTACCGGCCAACTTGTCCGGCGCCAGCGGCAGCCGACGGCCGATCAACCACGGCCTGAAGGCGCTGCAGATCAGCGCCTCGGCCTGGACCGCCGAAGCGCTCAAACAGACCCTGCCGGCCTCGGTATTCAGCCGCTCCACCGAGTGCCACAACCAGGACAAGGTGAGCATGGGCACGATCGCCGCGCGCGACTGCCTGCGCGTGCTGGAACTGGCCGAGCAGGTCGCCGCGGCGCTGCTGGTCACGGTGCGCCAGGGCATCGAACTGCGCCTGAAACTGACGCCCGGCAGTACGCTGCCGACAGCGCTGGCGACGATGCAGCAGGATCTCGCGGCCCGGATCGGGTTCATTGACGAGGACCGCGCGCTCGACCGCACCCTGGTCGAACTGATGGCCGCGATCGATGCCCGCGCGTGGCCACTGTATGACTGA
- a CDS encoding acyltransferase: MSGERHWADIGEAGFVGGMRFLVWTYRWFGRLPFRIALYPVLGYFFLVRGIARRASLEYLGRLQAAHAVFVRPPGLGTAWRHFLSFADALLDKVLAMGGAFTLEQITMDNQQVVLPLLDAGRGAVMLTAHVGNLEVCQALAELQPRLLLNILVHHVNAQKFNRLLERQGASQVRLIEVTEITPATAMELERRVAAGEMLVIAADRLTPGSARRSLAVPFLGPRRALPARPVHPRQPAALPGVPGFLHPPRRLLPHRFRNLRRAHRAGPRRAGRGPASVDRALRRTRRAAMPPGAAAVVQFLSLLGAPRLTAAFSRHRRARLSSVLHAVPTPPRCPTATRRLSASTASH, encoded by the coding sequence ATGAGCGGGGAGCGCCACTGGGCCGACATCGGTGAGGCCGGCTTCGTCGGCGGCATGCGTTTCCTGGTGTGGACCTACCGCTGGTTCGGGCGGCTGCCGTTCCGCATCGCGCTGTACCCGGTGCTCGGCTACTTCTTCCTGGTGCGCGGCATCGCGCGGCGGGCGTCGCTGGAATACCTCGGGCGGCTGCAGGCGGCGCACGCGGTGTTCGTCCGGCCGCCCGGCCTAGGCACCGCCTGGCGCCACTTCCTGAGCTTCGCGGATGCCCTGCTCGACAAGGTGCTGGCGATGGGCGGCGCCTTCACCCTCGAGCAGATCACGATGGACAACCAGCAGGTGGTGCTGCCGCTGCTGGATGCCGGGCGCGGAGCGGTGATGCTGACCGCGCACGTGGGCAACCTCGAGGTCTGCCAAGCGCTGGCCGAACTGCAGCCCCGGCTGCTTCTGAACATCCTGGTGCACCACGTCAACGCGCAGAAGTTCAACCGCTTGCTGGAACGCCAGGGCGCCAGCCAGGTGCGCCTGATCGAGGTGACCGAGATCACGCCGGCCACGGCGATGGAGCTGGAGCGGCGCGTGGCCGCGGGCGAGATGCTGGTGATCGCCGCCGACCGCCTGACCCCGGGCAGCGCGCGGCGTTCGCTGGCGGTGCCTTTCCTCGGGCCACGCCGCGCACTTCCCGCAAGGCCCGTTCATCCTCGCCAGCCTGCTGCGCTGCCCGGTGTTCCTGGTTTTCTGCACCCGCCGCGCCGGCTGCTACCACATCGATTTCGAAACCTTCGCCGAGCGCATCGAGCGGGTCCGCGGCGCGCCGGACGCGGGCCTGCGTCCGTGGATCGAGCGTTACGCCGCACGCGTCGAGCAGCAATGCCGCCAGGCGCCGCTGCAGTGGTTCAATTTCTATCCCTTCTGGGCGCACCCCGGTTGACCGCTGCTTTCTCGCGCCACCGCCGCGCCCGGCTATCCTCCGTCCTTCACGCCGTGCCCACACCTCCCCGATGCCCGACCGCAACCCGACGCCTGTCCGCTTCGACGGCCAGCCATTGA
- a CDS encoding glycosyltransferase family 2 protein, whose product MPIRPLIVIPVYNHERGLATMLDGLRASGLPCLLVDDGSEPGCAAALAEMARTHAGWLSLVSRAENGGKGAALMTGFAEAARRGYSHVLQIDADGQHDTADIPRFLAAAQANPQALILGQPRYDQSVPTGRLIGRYVTHVWVWINTLSLAIADTMCGFRVYPLAPVQAVLAQEKLGSRMDFDTEIVVRLHWRGVRVINLPTPVRYPADGVSHFKLWLDNLMISRMHARLFFGMLWRAPRLLWRRLAG is encoded by the coding sequence ATGCCCATCCGCCCCCTGATCGTCATCCCGGTCTACAACCACGAACGCGGCCTGGCGACGATGCTCGACGGGCTGCGCGCGAGTGGGTTGCCATGCCTGCTGGTGGATGACGGCAGCGAGCCGGGCTGCGCGGCGGCGCTGGCGGAGATGGCGCGGACACACGCCGGCTGGCTGAGTCTGGTCAGCCGCGCCGAGAACGGCGGCAAGGGCGCGGCGCTGATGACCGGCTTTGCCGAGGCGGCGCGGCGCGGCTACAGCCATGTGCTGCAGATCGACGCCGATGGCCAGCACGACACCGCGGACATCCCGCGCTTCCTGGCCGCGGCGCAGGCCAATCCGCAGGCGCTGATCCTGGGCCAGCCGCGCTACGACCAGAGCGTGCCGACCGGGCGCCTGATCGGGCGCTACGTGACCCATGTCTGGGTCTGGATCAACACGCTGAGCCTGGCGATTGCCGACACCATGTGCGGCTTCCGCGTCTATCCGCTGGCGCCGGTGCAGGCCGTGCTGGCGCAGGAAAAGCTCGGCTCGCGGATGGATTTCGACACCGAGATCGTGGTCCGCCTGCATTGGCGCGGCGTGCGTGTGATCAATCTGCCCACGCCGGTGCGCTACCCTGCCGATGGCGTGTCGCACTTCAAGCTGTGGCTGGACAATTTGATGATCTCGCGCATGCATGCGCGACTTTTCTTCGGCATGTTGTGGCGTGCGCCGCGGCTGCTGTGGCGGCGGCTTGCCGGATGA
- a CDS encoding beta-ketoacyl-ACP synthase — translation MSAQVYLHGLGLVCALGADAASARQGLLRSDTPGGVAPTEACSPGRSLHLGVAAGAWRAREDWPLPLRSRNNALLDGALAGLQPTLACALPGVDPARVGVVIGSSTSGIAEGEDAVAALVREGRMPRGFHFGQQDLSSAARFVAAQTGARGPAMTVSTACSSGAKALASAARWLRTGLCDAVIAGGADSLCAFTVAGFAALESVSAERCNPSSRNRRGINIGEGAALFLLTRKPGPVRLSGWGESSDAHHISAPEPQGRGAEAAMREALRRAGLAAEDIDYINLHGTATAHNDLAESLAVQRVFGERPWCSSTKPLTGHALGAAGAIEAGFCWMLLQDNPDGRLPPHWWDGAADPALAPLRLVPPGARLGRAPRHLLSNSFAFGGNNACLLLSAE, via the coding sequence ATGAGCGCGCAGGTCTACCTGCACGGACTCGGGCTGGTGTGCGCGCTGGGCGCGGATGCCGCGAGTGCCCGACAGGGCTTGCTGCGCAGCGATACGCCCGGCGGTGTCGCGCCGACCGAGGCCTGCAGCCCCGGCCGCAGCCTGCACCTGGGCGTGGCTGCCGGCGCGTGGCGCGCACGCGAGGACTGGCCGCTGCCGCTGCGCAGCCGCAACAACGCCTTGCTCGATGGCGCGCTGGCAGGGCTGCAGCCAACCCTGGCGTGCGCGTTGCCAGGGGTGGATCCGGCGCGCGTAGGCGTGGTCATCGGCAGCAGCACCTCGGGGATCGCCGAGGGCGAGGACGCAGTGGCGGCGCTGGTGCGCGAGGGGCGGATGCCGCGCGGATTTCACTTCGGGCAGCAGGATTTGTCTTCGGCCGCGCGCTTCGTTGCGGCGCAAACCGGCGCGCGCGGGCCAGCGATGACTGTGTCGACCGCGTGCTCTTCCGGCGCGAAGGCGCTGGCGAGCGCCGCGCGCTGGCTGCGTACCGGCCTGTGCGACGCGGTCATCGCCGGCGGCGCAGACAGCCTGTGCGCCTTCACCGTGGCCGGTTTCGCCGCGCTGGAATCGGTCAGCGCCGAGCGCTGCAACCCGTCCAGCCGCAACCGCCGCGGCATCAACATCGGCGAAGGCGCCGCACTGTTCCTGCTGACGCGCAAGCCGGGCCCGGTGCGCCTGTCGGGCTGGGGCGAGAGCTCGGACGCGCACCATATCTCGGCGCCCGAGCCGCAGGGACGCGGGGCGGAAGCGGCGATGCGCGAGGCGCTCCGGCGCGCTGGCCTGGCGGCGGAGGACATCGATTACATCAACCTGCACGGCACCGCGACCGCGCACAACGACCTGGCCGAGAGCCTCGCCGTGCAGCGGGTCTTCGGCGAACGCCCGTGGTGCAGTTCGACCAAGCCACTGACCGGACACGCGCTCGGCGCCGCCGGCGCGATCGAGGCGGGCTTCTGCTGGATGCTGCTGCAGGACAATCCGGACGGCCGGCTACCGCCGCACTGGTGGGACGGCGCGGCCGACCCGGCGCTCGCGCCGCTGCGCCTGGTGCCGCCGGGCGCGCGCCTGGGGCGCGCACCGCGCCATCTGCTCAGCAACTCCTTCGCCTTCGGCGGCAACAACGCCTGCCTGCTGCTGTCCGCGGAATAG
- a CDS encoding DUF3261 domain-containing protein encodes MRGPTLLAATLLLAACANAPRRPSPSPALRLAPAALDARLSLQQRLTVSQGARVQRADALLEVDRDALRLVLLVGPRRMLTLVFDGESIVQQRDPALPEALAGERFVDDIQLAYWPAAAIRAALPPGWTLDESPLRRTLRQAGAAAVEVRYSQTPRWLGHIEIHHLGQDYRLAIDSAAQP; translated from the coding sequence ATGAGGGGGCCGACGCTGCTGGCCGCCACCCTGCTGCTTGCGGCCTGTGCAAACGCGCCGCGCCGGCCGTCGCCATCGCCGGCCCTGCGCCTGGCGCCGGCCGCGCTCGATGCCAGGCTGTCGCTGCAGCAGCGATTGACGGTCAGCCAAGGCGCGCGCGTCCAGCGCGCGGACGCGCTGCTGGAAGTCGATCGCGACGCCCTGCGCCTGGTTCTGCTGGTGGGACCCAGGCGCATGCTGACGCTGGTGTTCGACGGCGAGTCCATCGTGCAACAGCGCGATCCGGCCCTGCCCGAGGCCCTGGCGGGCGAGCGCTTCGTCGACGACATCCAGCTGGCCTACTGGCCCGCGGCGGCGATCCGCGCGGCCCTGCCGCCGGGATGGACTCTCGACGAATCGCCGCTGCGACGCACCCTGCGCCAGGCTGGCGCGGCGGCCGTCGAAGTGCGCTATTCGCAAACGCCGCGCTGGCTCGGGCACATCGAGATCCACCACCTGGGCCAGGACTACCGGCTCGCCATCGATTCGGCGGCGCAGCCATGA
- a CDS encoding MMPL family transporter — protein sequence MTESAPPRRHWLAWAWALLVLGCAAHLALVGSRGEWPVDTDVMALLPQDTRHPAAEQALARLSDAASRRVVVVLAADDFARVRAAASEIQVLLAGSDSPLQAAAGNTGASRELIEFYAPWRDRLLARSDRERLAQQSPEQIARAAVQRLYRPGPGMRALGPLEDPLDSYAAWLAERAGATRLRPREGWLWQQADGHELIVLPFELRATALSVAALQQLQPRLTAARAAAAAQGVEMLSAGVPVHAAAAALQAEREMSLIGAGAALGIVVLMLLCFRRLRPMLLVLGSVGVGLLVALSLCLLLFERVHLLTLVFGASLVGVAEDYAIHWLSARALAPPGEAERTTRALVPGLWLAFATSALGYLALALAPFPGLQQMALFSIAGLAGALVSVLLWMPQLVGREPTATAISVWLAGSFRRWPRLRATPTSLGILGLLLLLASAGAARLRSSDDLRALQSSPPALVAEQARIGAWLAEPSPVQFYLVQGRDHAELLAREEALVVKLDALRQEGFIDGHRALSDWVPSPTRQAQDRTLWQPAAGAARAAIAAELGGSGAAARPLADAPLTLDEWLASPAALALRPLYLGQLDGAFQSVVQVHGLDSAAQLPRLAAQAQALPGVTWVDRIGDYSRLLREYRIAMIQVLGASIVLVAVLLAWRYRRQAWRVLLPTLVAMLAVLAWLGWRGEPLQLFHVLGLIVLLGMADDYGIFLLEADAAGPAWLGVVLGAVNTLLAFGLLAFSGTPALAAFGLTLLIGIAVAWLLAPTVAPTPQRPG from the coding sequence TTGACTGAATCCGCGCCGCCGCGCCGCCACTGGCTCGCCTGGGCCTGGGCGCTGCTGGTGCTGGGTTGTGCGGCGCACCTGGCGCTGGTCGGATCGCGCGGCGAGTGGCCGGTCGACACCGACGTGATGGCGCTGCTACCGCAGGACACGCGCCACCCCGCGGCCGAACAGGCGCTGGCGCGCTTGAGCGATGCCGCCTCGCGACGGGTGGTCGTGGTCCTGGCCGCCGACGACTTTGCCCGCGTGCGCGCGGCGGCCAGCGAGATCCAGGTGTTACTCGCGGGCAGCGACAGCCCACTGCAGGCGGCGGCGGGCAACACCGGCGCCAGCCGCGAGTTGATCGAGTTCTACGCGCCCTGGCGCGACCGTCTGCTCGCCCGCAGCGACCGCGAGCGCCTGGCGCAGCAGAGTCCCGAGCAGATCGCGCGGGCCGCGGTGCAGCGGCTGTATCGCCCGGGGCCGGGCATGCGGGCGCTCGGGCCGCTGGAGGATCCGCTCGACAGCTACGCCGCCTGGCTCGCCGAGCGCGCCGGCGCCACCCGCTTGCGCCCGCGCGAAGGCTGGCTGTGGCAGCAGGCCGATGGGCACGAGTTGATCGTGCTGCCCTTCGAACTGCGCGCCACCGCGCTCAGCGTCGCGGCGCTGCAGCAGTTGCAGCCGCGCCTCACCGCCGCGCGCGCCGCGGCGGCGGCCCAGGGCGTGGAGATGCTCAGCGCCGGCGTGCCGGTGCATGCCGCCGCCGCCGCGCTGCAGGCCGAGCGCGAGATGAGCCTGATCGGTGCCGGCGCGGCGCTCGGGATCGTGGTGCTGATGCTGCTGTGTTTCCGCCGCCTGCGGCCGATGCTGCTGGTGCTGGGATCGGTGGGTGTCGGCCTGCTGGTCGCGCTGTCGCTCTGCCTGTTGCTGTTCGAGCGCGTGCACCTGCTGACGCTGGTGTTCGGCGCCAGCCTGGTCGGCGTCGCCGAGGACTACGCCATCCACTGGCTCAGCGCGCGGGCGCTGGCGCCGCCCGGCGAGGCCGAGCGCACGACGCGCGCGCTGGTGCCCGGGCTGTGGCTGGCCTTCGCCACCTCCGCGCTCGGCTACCTGGCGCTGGCGCTGGCGCCTTTCCCCGGCTTGCAGCAGATGGCGCTGTTCTCGATCGCAGGACTCGCCGGCGCGCTGGTCTCGGTGCTGCTGTGGATGCCGCAGCTGGTCGGCCGCGAACCGACGGCCACCGCGATCAGCGTGTGGCTGGCCGGCTCCTTCCGCCGCTGGCCCCGGCTGCGCGCCACGCCGACATCGCTCGGCATCCTCGGGCTGCTGCTCCTGCTGGCGTCAGCCGGCGCCGCGCGCCTGCGCAGCAGCGACGATTTGCGCGCGCTGCAATCCTCGCCGCCGGCGCTGGTTGCGGAGCAGGCGCGCATCGGCGCGTGGCTGGCCGAGCCCAGCCCGGTGCAGTTCTACCTGGTACAGGGGCGCGACCACGCCGAACTGTTGGCGCGCGAGGAAGCGCTGGTCGTGAAGCTGGACGCGCTGCGGCAGGAGGGCTTCATCGACGGTCATCGTGCGCTGTCCGACTGGGTCCCTTCGCCCACCCGGCAGGCGCAGGACCGCACCTTGTGGCAACCCGCGGCTGGCGCTGCGCGCGCCGCCATCGCAGCCGAGCTGGGCGGCAGCGGCGCAGCCGCGAGGCCGCTGGCCGACGCTCCGCTGACTCTCGACGAATGGCTCGCCAGCCCGGCGGCGCTGGCGCTCCGCCCGCTGTACCTCGGCCAGCTCGACGGCGCGTTCCAGAGCGTGGTCCAGGTCCATGGGCTCGACTCGGCGGCACAGCTGCCGCGCCTCGCTGCCCAGGCCCAGGCGCTGCCGGGCGTAACCTGGGTCGATCGCATCGGCGACTATTCGCGGCTGCTGCGCGAGTACCGGATCGCCATGATCCAGGTGCTCGGCGCCAGCATCGTGCTGGTCGCGGTCCTGCTGGCCTGGCGCTACCGACGCCAGGCCTGGCGGGTTTTGCTGCCGACGCTGGTCGCGATGCTCGCGGTGCTGGCCTGGCTCGGCTGGCGCGGCGAGCCGCTGCAACTGTTCCACGTGCTCGGCCTGATCGTGCTGCTCGGCATGGCCGACGACTACGGCATCTTCCTGCTCGAAGCGGATGCCGCCGGACCCGCGTGGCTCGGCGTGGTGCTCGGCGCGGTCAACACCCTGCTGGCCTTCGGCCTGCTCGCCTTCTCGGGCACGCCGGCGCTGGCGGCTTTCGGGTTGACGCTGCTGATCGGAATTGCCGTGGCCTGGTTGCTGGCGCCAACCGTGGCGCCCACTCCGCAGCGCCCGGGTTGA
- a CDS encoding tryptophan 7-halogenase, with protein MTLPRIDTESLIIGAGPSGAVAAAMLRRAGREVLVLERESFPRFSIGESLLPQSMQYIEEAGLLRDVVEAGFQFKNGASFVWGERQTAFDFRDKFSQGWGTTYQVQRARFDQVLADGAARMGADVRYRHEVLALAPARGASLARVRGPDGSEFEVAARFVLDASGFGRTLPRLLGLERPSDFPARGAIFTHIRDGVMPGAFDRDKIRITVHPRHVDVWYWLIPFSDGRCSIGVVARREFLEQYAGSETERLRALVDEDPALRALLANAGWDTPARQIVGYASNVSALWGPGYALLGNAGEFLDPVFSSGVTIAVKSASLAVAAIRREIAGETVDWEADYARPLRAGVDCFRAFVEAWYAGSFQKIIFHEPQQAAIRRMISSILAGYAWDSANPYVAEPQRRLRVLEGLCE; from the coding sequence ATGACCCTGCCCCGGATCGACACCGAGTCCCTGATCATCGGCGCAGGTCCCTCGGGCGCGGTGGCGGCGGCAATGCTGCGGCGGGCCGGTCGCGAGGTGCTGGTGCTGGAGCGCGAGTCCTTCCCGCGCTTCTCGATCGGCGAGAGCCTGTTGCCGCAGAGCATGCAGTACATCGAGGAGGCCGGCCTGCTGCGCGACGTGGTCGAGGCCGGCTTCCAGTTCAAGAACGGCGCCAGCTTCGTCTGGGGCGAGCGCCAGACCGCCTTCGATTTCCGCGACAAGTTCTCCCAAGGCTGGGGCACCACCTACCAGGTGCAACGTGCGCGCTTCGACCAGGTGCTGGCGGATGGCGCCGCGCGGATGGGCGCCGACGTGCGCTATCGCCATGAGGTGCTGGCGCTGGCGCCCGCGCGCGGCGCCTCGCTGGCGCGCGTGCGTGGGCCCGACGGCAGCGAGTTCGAGGTGGCAGCGCGCTTCGTGCTGGATGCCAGTGGATTCGGCCGCACCCTACCGCGGTTACTGGGCCTGGAGCGCCCGAGCGACTTCCCGGCGCGCGGCGCGATCTTCACCCACATCCGCGACGGCGTGATGCCGGGCGCCTTCGACCGCGACAAGATCCGCATCACGGTGCACCCGCGCCATGTGGATGTGTGGTACTGGCTGATCCCCTTCTCGGACGGCCGATGCTCGATCGGCGTGGTTGCCCGCCGCGAGTTCCTCGAACAGTACGCCGGCAGCGAAACCGAACGCCTGCGCGCGCTGGTCGATGAGGATCCCGCGTTGCGCGCCCTGCTCGCCAACGCCGGATGGGACACGCCCGCGCGCCAGATCGTCGGCTACGCGAGCAATGTGTCCGCGCTGTGGGGACCGGGCTATGCCCTGCTCGGCAACGCCGGCGAGTTCCTCGACCCGGTGTTCTCCTCCGGCGTGACCATCGCGGTGAAGTCCGCCAGCCTCGCGGTGGCGGCGATCCGACGCGAGATCGCGGGCGAGACGGTGGATTGGGAAGCGGATTACGCGCGTCCGCTGCGCGCGGGTGTCGATTGCTTCCGCGCCTTCGTCGAAGCCTGGTACGCCGGCAGCTTCCAGAAAATCATCTTCCACGAACCGCAGCAGGCGGCGATCCGGCGGATGATCTCGTCGATCCTCGCCGGCTACGCCTGGGACAGCGCCAATCCCTATGTGGCCGAGCCGCAACGCCGGCTGCGGGTGCTCGAGGGCCTGTGCGAATGA